From a region of the Gymnogyps californianus isolate 813 chromosome 22, ASM1813914v2, whole genome shotgun sequence genome:
- the CLIC4 gene encoding chloride intracellular channel protein 4 isoform X2 → MILWLKGVVFSVTTVDLKRKPADLQNLAPGTHPPFITYNGEVKTDVNKIEEFLEDVLAPPKYLKLSPKHPESNTAGMDIFAKFSAFIKNSRPEANEALERGLLKTLQKLDEYLNSPLPDEIDENSMEDITISTRKFLDGNEMTLADCNLLPKLHIVKVVAKKYRNFEIPKEMTGIWRYLTNAYSRDEFTNTCPGDKEIEIAYSDVAKRLTK, encoded by the exons ATGATTCTTTGGCTAAAGGGAGTGGTGTTTAGCGTCACAACAGTTGACCTGAAGAG AAAACCAGCAGACCTTCAAAATTTGGCTCCAGGCACTCATCCGCCCTTCATAACTTACAATGGTGAAGTGAAAACAGACGTGAATAAGATTGAAGAATTCCTGGAAGATGTTTTGGCTCCACCCAA GTACCTAAAACTTTCACCAAAGCATCCAGAATCCAACACTGCTGGAATGGATATATTTGccaaattttctgcatttatcaAAAATTCTAGACCGGAAGCTAATGAAG CCTTAGAACGTGGCCTCTTGAAAACCCTCCAGAAACTGGACGAGTATCTGAACTCTCCTCTTCCTGATGAGATAGATGAAAATAGCATGGAGGATATTACAATTTCTACCCGCAAGTTTTTGGATGGCAATGAGATGACATTAGCAGACTGCAACCTGCTACCCAAACTACACATTGTCAAG GTGGTGGCCAAAAAATACCGCAACTTTGAGATTCCCAAGGAAATGACAGGGATTTGGAGATATCTGACGAATGCTTATAGCAGGGATGAATTCACCAATACCTGTCCTGGAGacaaagaaattgaaatagCTTACAGTGATGTAGCCAAGAGACTCACCAAGTAA
- the CLIC4 gene encoding chloride intracellular channel protein 4 isoform X1, translated as MALSVPVNGLKEGDKEPVIELFVKAGSDGESIGNCPFSQRLFMILWLKGVVFSVTTVDLKRKPADLQNLAPGTHPPFITYNGEVKTDVNKIEEFLEDVLAPPKYLKLSPKHPESNTAGMDIFAKFSAFIKNSRPEANEALERGLLKTLQKLDEYLNSPLPDEIDENSMEDITISTRKFLDGNEMTLADCNLLPKLHIVKVVAKKYRNFEIPKEMTGIWRYLTNAYSRDEFTNTCPGDKEIEIAYSDVAKRLTK; from the exons gctggcAGTGATGGTGAAAGCATAGGAAACTGTCCTTTTTCTCAGAGGCTGTTCATGATTCTTTGGCTAAAGGGAGTGGTGTTTAGCGTCACAACAGTTGACCTGAAGAG AAAACCAGCAGACCTTCAAAATTTGGCTCCAGGCACTCATCCGCCCTTCATAACTTACAATGGTGAAGTGAAAACAGACGTGAATAAGATTGAAGAATTCCTGGAAGATGTTTTGGCTCCACCCAA GTACCTAAAACTTTCACCAAAGCATCCAGAATCCAACACTGCTGGAATGGATATATTTGccaaattttctgcatttatcaAAAATTCTAGACCGGAAGCTAATGAAG CCTTAGAACGTGGCCTCTTGAAAACCCTCCAGAAACTGGACGAGTATCTGAACTCTCCTCTTCCTGATGAGATAGATGAAAATAGCATGGAGGATATTACAATTTCTACCCGCAAGTTTTTGGATGGCAATGAGATGACATTAGCAGACTGCAACCTGCTACCCAAACTACACATTGTCAAG GTGGTGGCCAAAAAATACCGCAACTTTGAGATTCCCAAGGAAATGACAGGGATTTGGAGATATCTGACGAATGCTTATAGCAGGGATGAATTCACCAATACCTGTCCTGGAGacaaagaaattgaaatagCTTACAGTGATGTAGCCAAGAGACTCACCAAGTAA